One region of Quercus lobata isolate SW786 chromosome 2, ValleyOak3.0 Primary Assembly, whole genome shotgun sequence genomic DNA includes:
- the LOC115972428 gene encoding uncharacterized protein LOC115972428, which yields MNTENESEKSSVETAAAPLWKYVTRLEKASVGGGNVSFKCNYCEKTFKGSYSRVKPHLLKLPKFGIQACAKVGDEYQNEMQKLEDAFEESSHILKKPKLVSLPIDSPTSPNLDSRESSTATSHPFFPKKKGVGNSPLERAFNNQCREQLDSLIARTFYSAGLPFHFAKNLYWIEMIKFAANNNLVGYIPPGYNKLRTTLLQKERAHIEKLLRAIKDTWKEKGLSIVSDGWTEVQKRPPINFMATSQKGLIFIKSIDGTKEYKDKHFIADLFLKVIGEVGHQHVVQIIIDNASVMKATGSIVEAEYPHIFWSPCVVHTLNLALKNICAPKYSLQNEVAYNECNWIAQVLDEATFIRIFTTNHSMRLTIFNSYSSLKLLAVVETRFASTIIMLKRLFQVKQNLRNMVVSEEWMSYREDDVGKAQTVRDYVLNDLWWDKVAYILRFTEPIYEMLRVADMDAPILHKVYEMWDSMIENVKKEIYQHEGKEDYEESPFYGVVHNILIERWTKNCTPLHCLAHSLNPKYYTSKWIEEVRGHVAPHKNAEISVERNKCLKRIFPDPNDRQKVNAEFGLFNAFKTYDEDNMEDRWNYDPMLWWSTYGSTLPLLQTLALKLLE from the exons ATGAATACTGAAAATGAAAGTGAGAAATCATCAGTTGAGACAGCTGCTGCTCCTCTATGGAAATATGTTACTAGGTTAGAAAAAGCAAGTGTTGGTGGTGGGAATGTTTCTTTCAAATGTAACTATTGTGAAAAAACTTTCAAGGGGTCTTATTCAAGGGTGAAGCCACACTTGTTAAAACTGCCTAAGTTTGGAATACAAGCATGTGCCAAGGTTGGAGATGAGTATCAGAATGAAATGCAGAAATTAGAAGATGCGTTTGAGGAATCTTCGCATATATTGAAGAAGCCTAAGCTAGTGTCTTTACCAATTGATTCTCCTACTAGTCCTAATTTGGATAGTAGGGAGAGTAGTACAGCTACAAGTCAtccattttttccaaaaaaaaaaggggttgggAATTCTCCTTTGGAGAGGGCTTTTAACAATCAATGTCGAGAGCAATTAGATTCTCTTATTGCTAGGACATTTTATTCTGCTGGTTTACCCTTTCACTTTGCTAAGAACCTATATTGGATTgagatgatcaagtttgcaGCTAATAATAATTTAGTGGGCTATATTCCTCCGGGTTACAATAAATTAAGAACAACTCTGTTGCAAAAAGAGAGGGCACATATTGAGAAGTTGTTGAGGGCAATTAAAGACACTTGGAAAGAAAAGGGTTTAAGCATTGTAAGTGATGGGTGGACAGAGGTACAAAAAAGGCCACCTATCAATTTTATGGCTACATCACAAAAAGGGCTAATTTTTATCAAATCCATTGATGGTACCAAAGAGTACAAAGACAAGCACTTCATTGCTGACTTGTTTCTAAAGGTCATTGGTGAGGTTGGGCATCAGCATGTTGTCcaaattattattgataatgCGTCTGTTATGAAGGCTACAGGATCTATTGTTGAAGCTGAATATCCTCATATATTTTGGTCACCTTGTGTTGTGCATACTCTCAATTTGGCTTTGAAGAATATATGTGCACCTAAGTACTCTTTGCAGAATGAGGTTGCTTATAATGAATGTAACTGGATTGCACAAGTTTTAGATGAGGCAACTTTCATTCGTATTTTCACCACAAATCATTCTATGAgattaacaatttttaattcatattcCTCTTTGAAGTTACTTGCTGTTGTTGAAACACGATTTGCTTCAACAATCATCATGCTTAAAAGATTgtttcaagtaaaacaaaatcttCGAAATATGGTCGTTAGTGAGGAATGGATGTCATATAGAGAAGATGATGTAGGAAAAGCTCAAACTGTGAGGGATTATGTTTTGAATGATTTGTGGTGGGACAAGGTTGCATATATTCTGAGATTCACAGAACCTATTTATGAGATGCTTCGAGTGGCTGACATGGATGCACCTATTCTCCATAAGGTGTATGaaatgtgggattccatgatagaaaatgtgaagaaagaaatataCCAGCATGAAGGCAAGGAAGACTATGAGGAGTCTCCATTCTATGGTGTGGTACACAATATACTCATTGAGCGGTGGACTAAAAATTGCACACCACTTCATTGCCTAGCCCACTCCTTGAATCCGAA GTATTATACTAGTAAATGGATTGAGGAAGTCAGAGGCCATGTTGCGCCACATAAGAATGCTGAAATTTCAGTGGAGAGAAACAAGTGCCTCAAAAGGATCTTTCCTGATCCTAATGATAGGCAGAAAGTTAATGCGGAGTTTGGTTTGTTTAACGCATTTAAGACTTATGATGAGGATAACATGGAGGATAGGTGGAACTACGATCCAATGCTTTGGTGGTCAACTTATGGGTCTACTTTACCATTGCTTCAAACTTTAGCTCTAAAGCTTCTTGAATAG
- the LOC115972436 gene encoding uncharacterized protein LOC115972436, whose translation MDGNFIERLQRINLTEEEEEEVCQVRATQRKEILEECSLSLIGHFLTTRQYNQRAAKAMLRTILKMGSNLRIIDVVDGLFQFKFSLESQLKWVMNNGPWSFDNYPLVLRRWERGMTATSVKFHSLPIWTQVWGLPFDLITEETGRDIGEWIRKVIEVDTNAFTSEQAHLIRVRVELPLEKPI comes from the coding sequence atggatggaaacttcattgaaAGGTTGCAACGGATTAATCTGacggaggaggaggaggaggaagtgtGTCAGGTCAGAGCTACTCAAAGAAAGGAAATCCTAGAAGAATGCTCTCTAAGTCTAATAGGACATTTCCTCACTACTCGACAGTACAATCAAAGGGCTGCAAAGGCAATGCTTAGGACAATTTTGAAAATGGGGTCAAACCTGAGAATTATCGATGTAGTAGATGGGTTGTTCCAATTCAAATTTAGTTTGGAGAGCCAACTGAAGTGGGTTATGAACAACGGACCGTGGAGCTTTGATAATTACCCCTTGGTACTCCGGAGATGGGAGAGAGGTATGACGGCTACCTCGGTGAAATTCCATTCACTTCCAATATGGACCCAGGTTTGGGGACTACCATTTGACCTTATCACGGAGGAAACTGGTAGAGATATTGGTGAGTGGATAAGGAAGGTAATTGAAGTTGACACTAATGCATTCACGTCAGAGCAAGCTCACCTTATCAGAGTCCGTGTTGAGTTACCTTTGGAGAAACCAATctga